Proteins encoded by one window of Cannabis sativa cultivar Pink pepper isolate KNU-18-1 chromosome 4, ASM2916894v1, whole genome shotgun sequence:
- the LOC115712227 gene encoding transcription factor bHLH18, with the protein MEISSAKWISELEMEDPSNIFEQYEVDYSLDDLNFQSFSSESYSSYPQNFVQQNPQNLSTSTLDHQHDQTPPQTQTESSFERPSKQFKTNNWNSNNNNYSCTTTTTTTTNDQISTRASSSSSSQLISFEKYAKSASATPEINNHAAATTLNNNVKPKDEPGFINGYNMVFSPYETHHQNYCSVPNNNNNKYGNVQGVKRPLGVSLMATRSPLHAQDHVIAERKRREKLSQRFIALSAVVPGLKKMDKASVLGDAIKYIKNLQERLNTLEEQSAKKTVESVVFIKRCHLSADDETSSSDENFNSNSNQPLPEIEAKVSDKDVLIRIHCEKHKGCLANILSQVEKLHLTILNTSVLPFGGSTTHITIVAKMDVEYDMKVKDLVRNLRQTLLGN; encoded by the exons ATGGAAATCTCATCAGCCAAATGGATATCTGAACTG GAAATGGAAGATCCCTCTAATATCTTCGAGCAATATGAAGTGGACTACTCACTTGATGACCTTAATTTCCAGTCATTTTCTTCTGAGAGCTACTCATCTTACCCCCAAAATTTCGTCCAACAAAATCCACAAAACCTAAGTACTTCAACTCTAGATCATCAACATGATCAAACTCCTCCTCAAACTCAAACTGAGTCATCTTTCGAAAGGCCATCCAAACAGTTCAAAACAAACAATtggaatagtaataataataattactcttgcaccacaacaacaacaactactaCCAATGATCAAATCAGCACAAGGgcttcatcttcttcctcaTCCCAGCTCATTTCATTCGAAAAGTATGCGAAATCGGCCTCAGCCACGCCCGAGATTAATAATCATGCTGCTGCTACTACTCTTAATAATAATGTTAAGCCAAAAGACGAGCCAGGCTTCATTAATGGATATAATATGGTTTTCAGTCCTTATGAAACACATCATCAGAATTATTGTTCAgtaccaaataataataataataaatatggtAATGTTCAAGGTGTGAAGAGGCCTTTGGGTGTTTCATTAATGGCTACTAGATCCCCTTTACATGCTCAAGATCATGTTATTGCTGAAAGGAAGCGCCGAGAAAAGCTTAGTCAGCGATTCATAGCTCTTTCTGCTGTAGTTCCTGGCTTAAAGAag atggaCAAAGCTTCTGTTCTTGGAGATGCAATTAAGTACATAAAAAATCTTCAAGAACGTTTGAACACACTTGAGGAACAATCAGCAAAGAAGACAGTGGAATCAGTTGTTTTCATCAAGAGATGTCACCTCTCGGCCGACGATGAAACGTCGTCGTCTGACGAGAATTTCAACAGCAACTCGAATCAGCCACTTCCAGAAATAGAAGCAAAAGTTTCAGACAAGGACGTACTCATAAGAATCCATTGTGAGAAGCATAAAGGGTGCTTGGCCAATATACTAAGCCAAGTAGAGAAGCTTCACCTCACCATTCTCAACACCAGTGTTTTACCATTTGGAGGCTCTACTACTCATATTACTATTGTTGCTaag ATGGATGTGGAGTACGACATGAAAGTGAAGGATTTAGTACGAAATCTAAGACAGACATTACTCGGCAACTGA